One part of the Alligator mississippiensis isolate rAllMis1 chromosome 3, rAllMis1, whole genome shotgun sequence genome encodes these proteins:
- the LINGO2 gene encoding leucine-rich repeat and immunoglobulin-like domain-containing nogo receptor-interacting protein 2, protein MLHTAISCWQPFLGLAMLLVVMGSTIGCPARCECSAQNKSVSCHRRRLMSIPEGIPIETKILDLSKNRLKSVSPEEFTSYPLLEEIDLSDNIVANVEPGAFNNLFNLRSLRLKGNRLKLVPLGVFTGLSNLTKLDISENKIVILLDYMFQDLHNLKTLEVGDNDLVYISHRAFSGLLSLEQLTLERCNLTAVPTEALSHLHNLISLRLRHLNINALPAYAFKRLFRLKDLEIDYWPLLDMMPANSLYGLNLTSLSLTNTNLSAVPYSAFKHLVYLTHLNLSYNPISTIEAGMFSDLVRLQELHMVGAQLRTIEPHAFQGLRFLRVLNVSQNLLETLEENVFQSPKALEILCINNNPLACDCRLLWILQRQPTLQFGSQQPMCAGPDSVKERSFKDFHSTALSFYFTCKKPKIWDKKLQYLVVEEGQTVQLMCNADGDPQPTISWVTPRRKLITTKSNGRSTVLGDGTLEIRFAQDQDTGTYFCIASNAAGNDTYSASLTVKGFTSDRFLYANRTPMYMTDSNDTSSNGTNVNTFSLDLKTILVSTAMGCFTFLGVVLFCFLLLFVWSRGKGKHKTSIDLEYVPRKNNGAVVEGEVAGPRRFNMKMI, encoded by the coding sequence ATGCTTCACACGGCCATATCATGCTGGCAGCCATTCCTAGGTCTGGCTATGCTGCTAGTTGTTATGGGTTCCACCATAGGCTGTCCGGCTCGCTGTGAATGCTCAGCACAGAACAAGTCTGTCAGCTGTCACAGGAGGCGCCTCATGTCCATCCCTGAGGGCATTCCCATAGAAACCAAAATTCTGGACCTCAGCAAGAACCGGCTGAAGAGCGTCAGCCCTGAGGAATTCACATCATACCCGCTGCTTGAAGAGATAGACCTCAGTGACAACATTGTTGCCAATGTAGAGCCTGGAGCCTTTAACAATCTTTTCAACTTGCGATCCCTAAGACTAAAAGGAAACCGGTTGAAGCTGGTCCCTCTAGGGGTGTTTACAGGGTTGTCAAACTTAACTAAGCTTGATATAAGTGAAAACAAGATTGTCATTCTGCTGGATTACATGTTCCAGGATCTGCATAACCTAAAAACCCTTGAGGTTGGGGACAATGATTTGGTTTATATATCTCACAGGGCTTTTAGTGGGCTGCTTAGCTTGGAACAGCTCACTCTGGAGAGATGTAACCTGACAGCTGTACCAACAGAAGCTCTTTCCCACCTTCATAACCTCATCAGTTTGCGTCTGAGACATCTCAACATTAATGCATTGCCTGCATATGCCTTTAAAAGATTGTTCCGCCTAAAAGACTTAGAGATAGACTATTGGCCCTTACTGGACATGATGCCAGCCAATAGCCTGTATGGTCTCAACCTCACTTCTCTTTCCCTTACCAACACCAATCTCTCCGCAGTACCTTATTCTGCTTTCAAGCACCTGGTTTACCTGACACATCTAAACCTCTCTTACAACCCCATAAGCACCATTGAGGCAGGCATGTTTTCAGACTTGGTGCGCCTGCAGGAACTCCACATGGTGGGGGCCCAATTACGTACCATTGAACCACATGCATTCCAAGGGCTCCGGTTCTTGCGCGTGCTCAATGTGTCTCAAAACCTGTTAGAAACGCTAGAAGAGAATGTATTCCAGTCCCCCAAGGCCCTTGAGATCCTCTGCATTAATAACAACCCCCTGGCTTGTGATTGCCGCCTTCTTTGGATATTACAAAGGCAGCCCACATTACAGTTTGGTAGCCAGCAGCCCATGTGCGCTGGCCCAGACAGCGTCAAAGAGAGGTCATTCAAAGACTTCCACAGCACTGCCCTTTCATTTTACTTCACCTGCAAGAAGCCCAAGATATGGGACAAGAAGCTGCAGTACCTGGTAGTAGAGGAAGGGCAGACAGTGCAGCTGATGTGCAATGCGGACGGTGACCCTCAGCCTACCATCTCTTGGGTGACACCCCGACGGAAGCTGATCACAACTAAATCAAATGGGAGATCTACAGTACTAGGAGACGGTACACTGGAGATCCGTTTTGCTCAAGATCAAGACACTGGGACCTACTTTTGTATTGCGAGTAATGCAGCTGGGAATGACACCTACTCAGCCTCCCTTACGGTAAAAGGATTTACTTCAGACCGTTTCCTTTATGCCAACAGGACCCCTATGTATATGACAGACTCCAATGACACCAGTTCCAATGGAACCAATGTGAACACCTTCTCTCTGGACCTTAAGACAATACTGGTGTCCACAGCTATGGGCTGCTTCACATTCCTCGGagtggttttattttgtttcctacTTCTGTTTGTGTGGAGCCGAGGGAAAGGCAAGCACAAAACCAGCATTGACCTTGAGTATGTCCCCCGCAAAAACAATGGTGCTGTAGTTGAAGGGGAGGTTGCTGGACCACGGAGGttcaatatgaaaatgatttga